One stretch of Methyloversatilis sp. RAC08 DNA includes these proteins:
- a CDS encoding ABC transporter permease: MDFKPLLLWSDILLWAMVAGCIALAVYCRRQDYLRRAWRRVGESGVAMASATILAAFVSVGLLDSLHYQPRLPAQEGSTEAQYAPEVLSVLDALVADLRLNKEKTYSAPLATHAFAKETMERDGVQTRDYPRLKWGGAHLDDVAGRDSDLARRALSGAFYGLLLWAAVVGVAVGCMALARGAAYGATCRTVWRPDTAATRPIAWRAVFATLAVLCVIGGITAAWSGGYHVFGTDKVGQDVLYLSLKSVRTALLIGTLTTLVTLPLAVALGLIAGFRGGWWDDAIQYLYTVLNSIPGVLLIAAMVLMMQVIIDTHPEWFETAAERADARLLALCFILGLTSWTGLCRLLRAETLKLRELDYVQAARAFGVGDARIMARHILPNLMHIVLIALVMDFSGLVLSEAVLSYIGIGVDSSMNSFGTMINAARLELSREPVVWWSLAAAFVLMLALVLAANLFADAVRDAFDPRFQWRARRIVKKVTA; the protein is encoded by the coding sequence ATGGATTTCAAACCGCTCCTGTTGTGGTCCGACATTCTGCTGTGGGCCATGGTCGCCGGCTGCATCGCGCTCGCCGTCTACTGCCGGCGGCAGGACTACCTGCGCCGCGCGTGGCGGCGGGTCGGCGAGTCCGGTGTGGCGATGGCGTCGGCGACGATACTGGCGGCCTTCGTCAGCGTAGGCCTGCTCGATTCGCTGCACTACCAGCCGCGACTGCCGGCGCAGGAAGGCAGCACCGAAGCGCAATATGCGCCCGAGGTGCTGTCGGTGCTCGACGCGCTGGTCGCGGACCTGCGCCTCAACAAGGAAAAGACCTACTCGGCGCCACTGGCCACGCACGCCTTCGCGAAGGAAACGATGGAGCGCGACGGCGTGCAGACGCGCGACTACCCGCGGCTGAAGTGGGGCGGTGCGCACCTTGACGATGTGGCCGGGCGCGACAGCGATCTCGCGCGCCGTGCGCTGAGCGGTGCGTTTTACGGTCTGCTGTTATGGGCGGCGGTGGTCGGCGTGGCAGTCGGGTGCATGGCGCTCGCGCGCGGCGCCGCCTACGGCGCCACGTGTCGCACCGTATGGCGGCCCGACACCGCGGCGACCCGGCCGATCGCCTGGCGCGCGGTGTTCGCGACGCTTGCAGTGCTGTGCGTGATCGGCGGCATCACCGCGGCCTGGTCCGGGGGGTACCACGTGTTCGGCACCGACAAGGTCGGGCAGGACGTGCTCTATCTGTCGCTCAAATCGGTGCGCACCGCGCTGCTGATCGGCACGCTGACCACGCTGGTGACGCTGCCGCTGGCGGTCGCGCTCGGCCTGATCGCGGGCTTCCGCGGCGGCTGGTGGGACGACGCGATCCAGTACCTCTACACGGTGCTGAACTCCATCCCCGGCGTGCTTCTGATCGCTGCCATGGTGCTGATGATGCAGGTCATCATCGATACCCACCCTGAATGGTTCGAAACCGCCGCCGAGCGCGCGGACGCGCGGCTGCTGGCGCTCTGCTTCATTCTGGGCCTCACCTCATGGACCGGCCTGTGCCGGCTGCTGCGTGCGGAAACGCTGAAGCTGCGCGAACTCGATTACGTGCAGGCGGCGCGCGCCTTCGGCGTCGGCGACGCGCGCATCATGGCGCGCCATATCCTGCCCAACCTGATGCACATCGTGCTGATTGCGCTGGTGATGGATTTCTCCGGCCTGGTGCTGTCGGAAGCGGTGCTGTCCTACATCGGCATCGGCGTCGACAGTTCGATGAACAGCTTCGGCACCATGATCAATGCGGCACGTCTGGAGCTGTCGCGCGAGCCGGTCGTGTGGTGGTCGCTCGCAGCCGCCTTCGTGCTGATGCTGGCGTTGGTGCTGGCGGCCAATCTGTTCGCCGATGCAGTGCGCGACGCCTTCGATCCGCGCTTCCAGTGGCGCGCGCGGCGCATCGTGAAGAAGGTGACAGCATGA
- a CDS encoding ABC transporter ATP-binding protein — MSGPDVRQAVEPLLDVRGLIAELDTPAGIARAVDGLDFEVRAGETMALLGESGCGKSMTAGALMRLLPDVGYIAGGSVKLAGRELTTLTEAQMRESRGSDMAMIFQEPATSLNPVLTVLQQIGEVLATHRGLRGAPARARALELLDAVGIPDAARRLDEYPFQFSGGMKQRVMIAMALAGEPRLLIADEPTTALDVTIQAQVLDLLARLQRERGMAVLLITHDLGVVARMAHQIGVMYAGQLIEQAPRAAFFTRPAHPYSKLLFDALPDAARHGRGELATIPGSVPPLTTVFTGCRFADRCPLAWSRCHDEAPAWHVAGEAQRVRCHLYDPAEAARAAPMETAATPVVADGGIEAGQTPLLSVRDLKVHFPIRRGVLQRVVGQVRAVDGVSLDIRPGRTLALVGESGCGKTTVGKAILRLIEPTGGTVSLDGQDVGSLSRSALRSLRARMQMVFQDPYGSLNPRMRVGEIIGEGMGALQQRGDGVAVTRLLEQVGLRADMADRYPHEFSGGQRQRIAIARSLAVQPALIVCDEPTSALDVSVQAQILNLLGRLQRDMGLAYLFITHNIAVVEHLAHEVAVMYLGRIVEIGSVDQVLGAPRHPYTKALLSAVPRADLDAATLPQKLTGDLPSPADPPSGCHFHPRCPRAQARCQTDAPVLESRDGRQAVACWFAD; from the coding sequence ATGAGCGGACCCGACGTGAGACAGGCGGTCGAGCCGCTGCTCGATGTGCGCGGCCTGATTGCGGAGCTGGATACGCCGGCCGGCATTGCGCGCGCGGTCGACGGCCTCGACTTCGAGGTGCGTGCCGGCGAAACCATGGCGCTGCTGGGCGAATCCGGCTGCGGCAAGTCGATGACGGCCGGCGCGCTGATGCGCCTGCTGCCCGACGTCGGTTACATCGCCGGCGGTTCGGTCAAGCTGGCCGGGCGCGAGCTGACCACGTTGACCGAGGCGCAGATGCGCGAAAGTCGCGGCAGCGACATGGCCATGATCTTCCAGGAGCCGGCAACCAGCCTGAACCCGGTACTCACCGTGCTGCAGCAGATCGGTGAGGTGCTGGCCACCCATCGCGGCCTGCGCGGCGCACCGGCGCGCGCCCGGGCGCTCGAACTGCTGGACGCGGTCGGCATTCCCGATGCGGCGCGCCGGCTCGACGAATACCCGTTCCAGTTTTCCGGCGGCATGAAGCAGCGCGTGATGATCGCAATGGCGCTGGCTGGCGAGCCGCGCCTGTTGATCGCCGACGAGCCGACCACCGCGCTCGACGTGACGATACAGGCGCAGGTGCTCGACCTGCTGGCGCGGCTGCAGCGCGAGCGCGGCATGGCGGTGCTGCTGATCACGCACGACCTCGGCGTGGTGGCGCGCATGGCGCACCAGATCGGTGTGATGTACGCCGGTCAGCTGATCGAACAGGCACCGCGTGCGGCTTTCTTCACGCGGCCCGCGCATCCGTACTCGAAACTGCTGTTCGATGCGCTGCCGGATGCCGCGCGCCACGGTCGCGGCGAACTGGCGACCATTCCCGGTTCGGTGCCGCCGCTGACCACCGTCTTTACCGGCTGCCGTTTCGCCGACCGCTGCCCGCTGGCCTGGTCGCGCTGCCACGACGAAGCGCCGGCCTGGCATGTGGCGGGCGAGGCCCAGCGCGTGCGCTGCCATCTGTACGACCCGGCGGAGGCGGCGCGCGCTGCGCCGATGGAGACGGCGGCGACGCCAGTCGTGGCCGATGGCGGCATCGAGGCAGGGCAGACGCCCTTGCTGTCGGTGCGCGATCTGAAAGTGCATTTCCCGATCCGTCGCGGCGTGCTGCAGCGGGTGGTCGGTCAGGTGCGGGCGGTCGATGGCGTGTCGCTCGATATCCGCCCGGGTCGCACGCTGGCGCTGGTCGGTGAATCCGGCTGCGGCAAGACCACGGTGGGCAAGGCCATCCTGCGTCTGATCGAACCGACCGGCGGTACGGTGAGCCTCGATGGTCAGGACGTCGGCAGCCTTTCGAGAAGCGCGCTGCGCAGCCTGCGTGCGCGCATGCAGATGGTGTTCCAGGACCCGTACGGGTCGCTTAACCCGCGCATGCGGGTCGGCGAAATCATCGGTGAAGGCATGGGCGCGCTGCAGCAGCGCGGTGACGGCGTGGCGGTGACGCGCCTGCTCGAACAGGTCGGCCTGCGTGCCGACATGGCCGATCGTTATCCGCACGAGTTTTCCGGCGGCCAGCGCCAGCGCATCGCCATCGCGCGCTCGCTGGCGGTGCAGCCCGCGCTGATCGTGTGCGACGAACCCACGTCGGCGCTCGACGTGTCGGTGCAGGCGCAGATCCTTAACCTGCTGGGCCGGCTGCAGCGTGACATGGGGCTGGCCTATCTGTTCATCACGCACAACATCGCGGTGGTCGAACACCTCGCGCACGAGGTGGCGGTGATGTACCTCGGGCGCATCGTCGAGATCGGCAGCGTGGACCAGGTGCTCGGCGCGCCGCGCCATCCCTACACGAAGGCTTTGCTCTCGGCCGTGCCGCGTGCCGACCTCGACGCCGCAACCCTGCCGCAGAAGCTGACGGGCGACCTGCCGTCGCCGGCCGATCCGCCGTCAGGCTGCCATTTCCACCCGCGCTGCCCGCGCGCGCAGGCGCGCTGTCAGACCGATGCGCCGGTGCTCGAAAGCCGTGACGGACGTCAGGCCGTTGCGTGCTGGTTCGCGGACTGA